One stretch of Dissulfurimicrobium hydrothermale DNA includes these proteins:
- a CDS encoding HDOD domain-containing protein encodes MSLDLCPPIDFTLEHIFDNIVELPTFPKVVAKALAILDDPNGTIAQLVDVLRFDPSLTANMLRLTNSAHFGLSRQVTDLHTALTLLGQVQTREVLIASAGAPYLARPLSGYLMEPRDLWIHSMATAIMAEILGKKCGYPDRSILFTCALLHDIGKIVLNMFVGNRLDEILTLAQQEGLAFTEAEWRVLGGDHAVIGSDILRQWDFPPDIVRAVRNHHDPDLYVHDDLSALLALSNILAVQLGMGVGADGFRHRIRPSLYERLGLSRVDLHICIIKALAEYERSSDIISGFVP; translated from the coding sequence ATGAGCCTTGATCTCTGTCCCCCGATAGATTTTACACTGGAACATATATTCGACAACATTGTGGAGCTGCCGACATTCCCAAAGGTCGTTGCGAAGGCGCTTGCTATCCTTGACGACCCTAACGGAACCATCGCCCAGCTGGTTGACGTATTGAGATTCGATCCGTCGCTTACGGCAAATATGCTACGCCTTACAAACTCGGCGCATTTCGGTCTCTCTAGGCAGGTCACCGACCTTCATACCGCCTTGACCCTCTTGGGGCAGGTGCAGACGAGGGAGGTGCTGATAGCCAGTGCAGGCGCGCCTTATCTTGCAAGACCGCTTTCAGGATACCTTATGGAGCCGAGGGATCTCTGGATCCACTCCATGGCCACAGCTATCATGGCCGAGATCCTCGGAAAGAAATGCGGTTATCCTGATCGCTCTATCCTATTTACATGTGCCCTTCTGCATGACATAGGAAAGATCGTGCTCAATATGTTCGTCGGCAACAGGCTTGACGAGATATTGACCCTGGCCCAGCAGGAAGGGCTTGCCTTTACAGAGGCGGAGTGGCGGGTGCTAGGCGGGGATCATGCGGTCATAGGTTCAGATATATTGAGACAGTGGGACTTTCCGCCAGATATAGTAAGGGCTGTGCGTAATCATCACGATCCCGACCTGTATGTCCATGACGATCTTTCGGCGCTCCTTGCGCTCAGCAACATCCTTGCGGTTCAACTGGGGATGGGTGTCGGGGCCGATGGATTCAGACACAGGATACGTCCTTCGCTGTATGAGCGGTTAGGCCTTTCCAGGGTGGATCTGCACATTTGCATCATAAAAGCCCTTGCGGAATACGAGAGGTCTTCAGATATCATAAGCGGCTTTGTGCCATGA
- the xth gene encoding exodeoxyribonuclease III encodes MTIQKFIIATYNVNSLRSRLHIVIPWLQKTNADVLCLQETKVRDEEFPADAFKDIGYNIVFRGQKAYNGVAVASRHAISNAEFGLGDPQNSPEDEARLIHCIISGIAIINSYVPQGRAVDHPAFQYKLDWYRRLKRLFMERYMGRMPLVWCGDLNIAPEPEDVYDPEGLEDHVCFHIKARTAFKDVKDLGLVDIFRKFNPGPGHYTFYDYRAPNGIKRGIGWRIDHILATNDMAEKATSAFIDMDTRLAEKPSDHAILAAEFSA; translated from the coding sequence ATGACCATCCAGAAATTTATTATCGCCACCTACAATGTGAATTCGTTGAGATCGCGTCTGCACATAGTAATACCATGGCTTCAGAAGACAAATGCGGATGTCCTGTGTCTTCAGGAAACAAAGGTAAGGGATGAAGAATTCCCGGCAGATGCCTTTAAAGACATAGGCTACAATATAGTCTTCCGCGGACAGAAGGCCTATAATGGCGTGGCCGTGGCGTCGAGGCACGCGATAAGCAACGCGGAATTCGGTCTCGGCGACCCGCAAAACAGCCCTGAAGATGAGGCGCGGCTCATCCACTGCATAATCTCCGGCATCGCGATCATAAATTCCTATGTCCCGCAGGGCAGAGCAGTCGATCACCCCGCCTTTCAATACAAACTTGACTGGTACAGACGGCTGAAGAGACTTTTTATGGAAAGGTATATGGGCAGGATGCCCCTTGTGTGGTGTGGGGACCTGAATATTGCACCTGAACCCGAAGATGTCTACGATCCTGAAGGGCTAGAAGACCATGTGTGTTTTCACATCAAGGCGAGAACGGCCTTTAAAGACGTGAAGGATCTAGGCCTGGTGGATATCTTCCGCAAATTCAACCCGGGGCCGGGCCATTATACCTTTTATGACTACCGTGCGCCGAATGGGATAAAGAGAGGTATCGGATGGCGCATAGACCACATTCTGGCCACAAACGACATGGCAGAGAAGGCGACCAGCGCATTTATCGACATGGATACAAGGCTTGCCGAAAAACCGTCTGATCATGCCATACTTGCAGCAGAATTCTCTGCTTGA
- a CDS encoding pseudouridine synthase encodes MTARGKSDKNLADSGATAVRLQKLLSAAGVCSRRTAERMILDGRITVDGKTVTELGVKVEPSKNLVCVDGIAVTTVNAPIYMALHKPKGVLTTVYDPFGRPTVMELLADAPGKVYPVGRLDMDSEGLLIFTNDGELANRLIHPRHKIEKTYRVVVSGRPEGHDLDLLRLGIEIDGKKTLPCRIKEIKCKDRSSLLEVTLKEGRKRQIRIMFDKIGLHVIKLIRIKIGPINLGDLPPGKWRMLKDDEISALKTAVGLPASNAKTD; translated from the coding sequence ATGACAGCGCGAGGCAAATCAGACAAAAACCTTGCCGATTCTGGTGCAACGGCGGTAAGACTGCAGAAATTGCTTTCAGCCGCAGGTGTGTGTTCAAGACGGACCGCGGAAAGGATGATCCTTGACGGCAGGATAACTGTGGACGGCAAAACGGTGACCGAACTCGGCGTAAAGGTTGAGCCTTCAAAAAACCTTGTCTGCGTCGACGGTATCGCTGTAACAACCGTAAACGCGCCGATATATATGGCCCTCCACAAACCCAAAGGGGTGCTCACAACGGTCTATGACCCCTTTGGAAGACCTACCGTAATGGAACTTCTGGCAGACGCACCAGGCAAGGTATATCCGGTCGGGCGCCTGGACATGGACAGCGAAGGGCTTCTCATCTTTACAAATGACGGCGAGCTTGCAAACCGCCTGATCCACCCGAGGCACAAGATTGAGAAGACCTACCGCGTCGTCGTCTCCGGTCGCCCTGAAGGGCATGACCTCGACCTACTCAGGCTGGGGATAGAGATAGACGGCAAAAAGACCTTGCCATGCAGGATAAAAGAGATCAAGTGTAAGGACCGCTCCTCGCTTTTGGAGGTAACGCTGAAAGAGGGGCGGAAGAGGCAGATAAGGATCATGTTCGACAAGATAGGACTTCATGTTATAAAACTCATAAGGATAAAGATCGGCCCGATCAATCTGGGGGATCTTCCGCCTGGCAAGTGGCGTATGTTAAAAGACGATGAGATATCGGCACTCAAGACGGCCGTCGGCCTCCCGGCATCCAATGCAAAGACGGATTGA